A segment of the Candidatus Sumerlaea chitinivorans genome:
GATCATTGAGCACGAGAAAAATGTGTACGGGATTTATGGTGAGCTGGGGGAAACTCGTGTGAAGGTGGGAGAGACCGTTCCGCGCGGTGCGGTGATCGGTCGAACGCGCAGAGACCGTGACTCAACCCTCTACTTTGAGGTGCGCGAGGGGGAACGCGCTGTGCCAATCGAGCGTTTGCTCGGTCCCCAAAAACCCGAAGAGTTGTTACTGCAGCAACGGTAGAGGAAAACGTTCTCTCATGGGGAGCTTGCTCTTGGTTTTTTGCTGGAAAACTGAACTGACTCCGGGGAAGCATTGCGGCCGTGACAAATTCGAGGTCCAAATCAGCAAACGCGTCATCGCTACTTGAGCGAGTTCGTTACGAGATTACGGAGCAAGAAAAGGCCTTGCTGGTGCAAATTGCGCCCGAGAAATTGCCAAGCCACATCGCCATCATCATGGATGGCAACGGGCGCTGGGCACGTCAACAAGGCTTTCGAAATCGGGTGCGTGGGCATGAGGCTGGGATTGAAAGCGTACGAACCACGGTGCGTGCGTGTGGGGAGTTGGGCATTCGCGCGCTAACCCTGTACGCTTTCTCGGTAGAGAATTGGAAGCGTCCACGAAGCGAGATCTCCGCGTTGATGACGCTGCTCAAACGCTTCCTGCGCGATGAAATCCCCGAATTGAATGAAAACAACGTGCGACTGGTCGCTTCCGGGCGCCTCTCAGACTTAGGGGAAGACGTGCTGACGGAGCTTGAACGGACAATCGCAGCCACCGCCCAAAACACAGGCTTGGTGCTCAATCTTGCACTGAGCTACGGTGGACGCGCAGAAATTACGGATGCCGTTCGTGAAATTGCGCGTAAGGTGCGGGATTGCGAGCTTCAGCCTGAGGATATTAACGAGTCGCTCATTAATGCGCATCTTTACCATCCGGAACTTGGTGATCCCGATTTGCTTATCCGCACCAGTGGCGAGCTGCGAGTATCTAATTTTCTCCTCTGGCAGATAGCCTACACCGAGATTTACGTGACTCCTGTCTTGTGGCCTGATTTTCGCCGCGTTCATCTTTATGAGGCGCTACTGGATTATCAACGCCGTGAGCGACGATTTGGAGGCGTACTGGAGGGCTAACCTATGGGCTTTCAATCGAGTCGTGCGCGAACCGCTTTAGGGATGATCTGCATCATTTTGGCAGCCCTTCGATTCAGTGAGCTCAGCTGGCTATTGCCGATTCTCGCATGGCTCATCGCTTTAGGTGGGATTCATGAAATGCATGGATTGGCGCGCCAACGTCAGATTGAATTCTCCGCGCCGGTCGCGTACGTCTCCGTCAGCGCCTTAGTTGCTTCTGGGCTCGTCGCTTTTGAAGCGTTTCCGTGGGTGGCTTTTGCCGTGATAGCCGCCTTGCTGGTGTGTGTGTTTCTGGAGCAAATTGCATTACGAGCCGAGCGCGGAACCCTCACAAACGTGCCGGCCTTGTTTCTCTCCGTTCTGTACGTCGGCCTCCCTTTGGCTTGCGCTTTGCAGATTTTGCGGGTGGACCGCTTCTATTTTCTATTTGTGCTGCTCGGGGTGTGGTCCTTGGACACAGCGGCGTTCTATGTTGGGTGCGCGATTGGTCGACACAAAATGGCCCCCCGTCTTAGTCCCAAGAAGTCGTGGGAAGGGGCGGTTGCCGGGCTGCTTGGATGCCTAATTGCGTCGCTGCTGCAGCGGGCGGTTTTTCCTATCGATCTGTCCTGGACTCAGGTGGTGGAGCTTGGGATTCTTTTTGGGGTGGTTGGTCAGTTGGGCGACTTAGCCGAGAGCGCTCTCAAGCGTGATGCCGGCGTGAAGGACACAGGAACAATTTTCCGCGGGCACGGTGGGATTTTGGATCGCATAGATTCGCTGCTCTTTTGCTTTGTTGCTTTCTATTTGTATCTGATTTGTTCCGGCACGGCGGCGGTGCGAGTGCTCTCTTAGGAGTCGGGTTTGAGTGCTCCAAGGGATCCCGTACGTTTGGTGCGTAGGCGAGAAAAATGCCTCAAAAAGGGTGGACGTGCCATTCAATCCGCCAAACGTGTCCTTCTGCATAGGAAGAGGTCTTCAGAGTATGTTCGCGCAGTGAGATTGGTGTGCGATTCACGAATGGGGCGAGGCTCGCTCTGCTCCACAGTCCGAGAAACAACTGAGGGTCGCAAAATATGGCACGCATCTTAACCGAGATCTCCCGTCCACTGACGAGAGAAGTCGTCCGGGAAATCTATGAACTTCCGCTTCCTGATCTTATGTTTTGGGCAATGTCCGTGCATCGTCGTTTTCACGATCCACGCCAGATTCAACACTGCACGCTGGGCAATATCAAATCGGGCGGATGCCCCGAAGATTGTGGGTATTGCCCGCAAAGTGCACACTATAAGACCGGCGTGCGAAACGAACCCATGCTCGATGTCGCGACGGTGGTTGAGCTTGCCAAAGCGGCCAAAGCGAATGGCTCCACACGTTTCTGCATGGGGGCGGCTTGGCGTGCACCTCGCGACAACGAGGAGTTCGAGCGGGTTCTGGAAATGATTCGCGCCGTGCGAGCTTTGGGCATGGAAGCCTGTGTCACCCTTGGAATGCTCACGGCAGAACAAGCAAGACGGCTGAAGGAAGCGGGCCTCACTGCCTACAACCACAACCTGGACACATCCCCCGAATTCTACCCAGAGATCATTTCCACGCACACTTATGAAGAGCGCCTGCAGACACTCCGGTATGTGCGCGAAGCGGGTATTGAGGTCTGCAGTGGGGGCATTATCGGGATGGGTGAAAGCCGCGAGGATCGCATCGGCCTACTTTGCGAGCTGGCCAATCTCGATCCCTATCCGGAGAGCGTGCCGATTAACGCACTTGTTCCAGTAGAGGGCACGCCACTCGAGGGGAGGCCTCCCGTTGATGCCATCGAGATGGTGCGTACGATTGCCACCGCCCGCATTCTCATGCCGCTGGCTCGCGTTCGCTTGGCCGCGGGGCGAACTCGGATGAGCGACGAAGCCCAAGCCATGTGCTTTTTGGCAGGCGCCAATTCCATCTTCACCGGCGAGAAACTTCTGACTACACCGAATCCAGGCGTAGATCATGACGAAGCGCTTTTAGCCAAACTTGGCATGGAAAAAATGCCTGCATCGGAGCCAGCACCATCGCCTTTTGAGCCATTAGTACATCTGGCAGAGAACCACTGAGCTTGCGGATGCGCTACTCGATCAACTGCGTGTGCCTTGCCAAAAAACGAATATCTTGGCCGCCCAATGTAGGATAATCCGATAAATCCGTGCAAGCAGATGGTGGAAGTGCGACTCCCGTGACAACCGTTCTTTTACTGACGATTTCGAACATTTTCATGACATTTGCGTGGTATGGGCACCTGCGATTTCGCGAGATGCCGCTGTGGCAAGTCATCCCCATAAGTTGGGCGATCGCCTTCATCGAGTATCTCTTCATGGTTCCCGCAAATCGTCTGGGTGCTCAGGCCGGCTGGTCAGGCTTCCAACTCAAGATTGTTCAAGAAGCCATCACCATCGTGGTCTTTACGTGTTTCGCCATTTTGTATCTTGGCGAGAAACCTGCATGGAATAACTTCCTCGCATTTGTGCTGATTTTGGCCGCTGTGGCGTTGACCTTCGGCGTGAAACATACGTGAGAGGCTTTCAGTTGCACACCGCGCCAGGTGCTGGCGATGTCGGCATCAACCCGGTAATTATGGTTTTGGGCCTGCCCCTTCCAATCAGCTAAACATGCTCTGTCACCGATTTTCTCAGACGTAGCGGTGCCACCTCGGTGCGCGAGATTCAAGGAATTGCGGATCCGTTCCAGCGCAGTGATTCCCCTGTAGAGCCGTAGTAAATAGGAAGGGTGCACGAAAAAAGAAAAATGGTGGAGGCAAGGGGATTCGAACCCCTGACCCTCAGACTGCCAGCCTGATGCTCTCCCAACTGAGCTATGCCCCCACATTTACCACCGGCCGCTTCCGCGAACCGGCATTGGTGTGGCGAAATCCACTTACACTGTGGCCCCCACTTTATTTGTTTCCGCGGCCTGTCAGCTTTTTCACACCGTAGCCGCACGTACACCCATGCGACCCGAAACGGCATAGACAGTGGCCCACAAGCCGTAGCGTAATCGGAGAATCCCCCGCCTCCCTTTCTCACCTCGCGACCGTGGCTTCCCTGTTGCAAAATGCATTGGCCTTGAGCAGGAATACAGCGACCGAAGCGTGCCATGAAAAACAACACGAACGATAGCTCTCACGCCAGTCACACAACCCAATGGTATCTCGAAGGTTTTGTGGATGAAGGGACCACGCGCTGCCGAATCCCAATTTCGTCGCGGATTGTTCGAATCGGACGGTCGACAGTGGCGGATTTTCCGCTCCGTTTTGACAACATTTCACGCCTTCATGCCGAACTCTGGGTCGAAGCGGGGACGCTGTGGATTCGAGATTTGGAGAGTCGCAATGGCACGTTTGTCAATCGGTGTAGAATTAGCGAGCCCACCCCGCTCAACGATGGCGATATTGTTCATTTTGCCACGCGTGAGTTTCGCGTGAGCCGACAGGGCCAAGTCAAGTCGTCAAGCACATGGGATACATTGAAAGGTGCGTCGGTTCTACCTGCGGAGTTTCCTTTTCGAGTGGGGGAATTGATTAGATTGCTTCGCGAAGAATGTGTGATTCCTCTCTACCAGCCTATCGTCGAGCTTGCGACCGGGAAGATATGGGCGTACGAAGTGCTCGGGCGGGGAGCACTTGCTGGCTTGCCAAGTAGCCCGAAGGACCTGCTGGAGATCGCGGCGTCGGTCGGACTCGAAGCAGAACTCAGCCGCGTCTTCCGTAAGGCTGGGATTCGTAGTGGCCATGCAAGTGCCCCGCCGGGAGGCTTCTTCGTGAACATTCATGCGAGCGAGCTGAGCGACCTCTCTGGGCTTATCTATTCTCTTCGAGCACTTCGGTCCGAATATCCAAACGTGCCCCTTGTCGCAGAACTTCACGAGGCGCTGGTCACAACTCAAGAGGCGATCGCCCGACTCCGAGAAGAACTGCTCAAACTTGGGATCTCGCTTGCCTACGATGACTTTGGTGCCGGGCAATCCCGCCTTGTCGAGCTGGCAGAGGCTCCCCCGGATTACCTGAAATTCGACCGCTCACTGGTGCACGGAGTCGCAGAGGCGGGGCAAGAGCGTCTCGAAATGCTCGCGCTTCTTGTCACCTATGCTCACAATCGCGGCGTCCGATGTTTAGCGGAAGGGCTCGAGCAGCAGCAGGATGCTGAGGTTTGTCGCCGCCTTGGGTTCGATTATGCCCAAGGATATTTATATGGGAAGCCAGATCCGTGGCCGTGGAGTGCAAGTACGGTTCCCGGCACGCCGCCTGTAGGTCCTGCGTAGCTTCTTCAAGGAAGGCGGCGGAGTTGGGGAGTTCATGAGAAAGCACAGGTAAAACTCATGCTTGTGTAGCTTGCGCGCTCCATTCAGCGGGCCTGAATAACCT
Coding sequences within it:
- a CDS encoding Undecaprenyl diphosphate synthase: MTNSRSKSANASSLLERVRYEITEQEKALLVQIAPEKLPSHIAIIMDGNGRWARQQGFRNRVRGHEAGIESVRTTVRACGELGIRALTLYAFSVENWKRPRSEISALMTLLKRFLRDEIPELNENNVRLVASGRLSDLGEDVLTELERTIAATAQNTGLVLNLALSYGGRAEITDAVREIARKVRDCELQPEDINESLINAHLYHPELGDPDLLIRTSGELRVSNFLLWQIAYTEIYVTPVLWPDFRRVHLYEALLDYQRRERRFGGVLEG
- a CDS encoding Phosphatidate cytidylyltransferase — encoded protein: MGFQSSRARTALGMICIILAALRFSELSWLLPILAWLIALGGIHEMHGLARQRQIEFSAPVAYVSVSALVASGLVAFEAFPWVAFAVIAALLVCVFLEQIALRAERGTLTNVPALFLSVLYVGLPLACALQILRVDRFYFLFVLLGVWSLDTAAFYVGCAIGRHKMAPRLSPKKSWEGAVAGLLGCLIASLLQRAVFPIDLSWTQVVELGILFGVVGQLGDLAESALKRDAGVKDTGTIFRGHGGILDRIDSLLFCFVAFYLYLICSGTAAVRVLS
- a CDS encoding Biotin synthase; this encodes MARILTEISRPLTREVVREIYELPLPDLMFWAMSVHRRFHDPRQIQHCTLGNIKSGGCPEDCGYCPQSAHYKTGVRNEPMLDVATVVELAKAAKANGSTRFCMGAAWRAPRDNEEFERVLEMIRAVRALGMEACVTLGMLTAEQARRLKEAGLTAYNHNLDTSPEFYPEIISTHTYEERLQTLRYVREAGIEVCSGGIIGMGESREDRIGLLCELANLDPYPESVPINALVPVEGTPLEGRPPVDAIEMVRTIATARILMPLARVRLAAGRTRMSDEAQAMCFLAGANSIFTGEKLLTTPNPGVDHDEALLAKLGMEKMPASEPAPSPFEPLVHLAENH
- a CDS encoding membrane protein, putative, which gives rise to MTTVLLLTISNIFMTFAWYGHLRFREMPLWQVIPISWAIAFIEYLFMVPANRLGAQAGWSGFQLKIVQEAITIVVFTCFAILYLGEKPAWNNFLAFVLILAAVALTFGVKHT
- a CDS encoding diguanylate cyclase/phosphodiesterase (GGDEF & EAL domains) with PAS/PAC sensor(s), translating into MKNNTNDSSHASHTTQWYLEGFVDEGTTRCRIPISSRIVRIGRSTVADFPLRFDNISRLHAELWVEAGTLWIRDLESRNGTFVNRCRISEPTPLNDGDIVHFATREFRVSRQGQVKSSSTWDTLKGASVLPAEFPFRVGELIRLLREECVIPLYQPIVELATGKIWAYEVLGRGALAGLPSSPKDLLEIAASVGLEAELSRVFRKAGIRSGHASAPPGGFFVNIHASELSDLSGLIYSLRALRSEYPNVPLVAELHEALVTTQEAIARLREELLKLGISLAYDDFGAGQSRLVELAEAPPDYLKFDRSLVHGVAEAGQERLEMLALLVTYAHNRGVRCLAEGLEQQQDAEVCRRLGFDYAQGYLYGKPDPWPWSASTVPGTPPVGPA